The following are encoded in a window of Poecile atricapillus isolate bPoeAtr1 chromosome 3, bPoeAtr1.hap1, whole genome shotgun sequence genomic DNA:
- the LOC131577982 gene encoding extracellular matrix organizing protein FRAS1-like: protein MEFSFFYDTVLWRTGIQTDSVLSARLQIIPIYIREDGRLVSEFRTQAKFRALFVTEHHSLPDVRSSWRTPEHLGGIEFDLQLLWSAQTFDSPYQLWRATSSYNRKDYSGEYTMFLIPCTVQPTQPWAEPGAKPLPCTAHAPERFLILITFQQTSRPVPVVYSQNARVSDL, encoded by the exons ATGGAGTTCTCCTTCTTCTACGACACCGTTCTCTGGAGGACAG GGATCCAGACGGACAGCGTGCTCTCGGCCCGCCTGCAGATAATCCCCATCTACATCCGCGAGGACGGACGGCTGGTCAGCGAGTTCAGGACGCAGGCCAAGTTCAGAG CGCTGTTTGTCACGGAGCACCACAGCCTGCCAGATGTCAGGTCCTCTTGGAGAACTCCAGAGCACCTGGGAGGCATCGAATttgacctgcagctgctgtggagtgCTCAGACTTTTGATTCTCCCTACCAGCTCTGGAGAGCAACCAGCTCCTACAacag GAAGGATTACTCTGGAGAATACACCATGTTCCTGATCCCCTGCACGGTGCAGCCCACGCAGccgtgggcagagcctggagccaagcccctgccctgcacGGCTCACGCTCCCGAGCG GTTTTTGATCCTGATCACCTTCCAGCAGACAAGCCGCCCAGTTCCAGTTGTTTACTCCCAGAACGCAAGAGTTTCAGATCTGTAA